Proteins from one Deltaproteobacteria bacterium genomic window:
- a CDS encoding Flp family type IVb pilin translates to MFTKIRKSLRDESGQGMTEYIIIVSLIGIASIGVVSLFGDNVRALFAAAGDGIAGNENRSVNTREDGAKYEVHQNLKNFSEGNGA, encoded by the coding sequence ATGTTCACGAAGATCCGCAAGAGCCTCCGCGACGAGTCGGGCCAGGGCATGACCGAGTACATCATCATCGTCTCCCTGATCGGCATCGCCAGCATCGGCGTCGTCAGCCTCTTCGGCGACAACGTCCGCGCCCTCTTCGCCGCCGCCGGCGACGGCATCGCCGGCAACGAGAACCGCTCGGTGAACACCCGGGAGGACGGCGCGAAGTACGAGGTCCACCAGAACCTCAAGAACTTCTCCGAGGGCAACGGCGCCTAG
- a CDS encoding GNAT family N-acetyltransferase, which produces MGAPEIIPATAADRGRLGGLLSDAFAEDPLVLWTCRKDAKRDEGRLALYTAGFDEYLIRGIAQTTPEKTVCALWAPPGAAHLGLRGVLSYLPVVSRYGGPLRVPYLTAVQLRLERHHPREPHYYLYVLGVAPEAQGQGLGSAMLEHMHARIDAEGMPAYLETSTPRNLPLYERHGYRVREEVVLGRGAPPTWLMWREPRPSAGA; this is translated from the coding sequence ATGGGGGCTCCCGAGATCATCCCGGCCACCGCGGCCGACCGGGGACGCCTGGGAGGTCTGCTCTCGGACGCCTTCGCCGAGGACCCCCTGGTCCTCTGGACCTGCCGGAAGGACGCGAAGCGGGACGAGGGTCGCCTGGCCCTCTACACCGCCGGCTTCGACGAGTACCTGATCCGGGGGATCGCGCAGACGACTCCCGAGAAGACGGTCTGCGCCCTCTGGGCGCCGCCGGGCGCGGCCCACCTGGGTCTGCGCGGGGTGCTCTCCTATCTGCCGGTGGTCAGCAGGTACGGCGGACCCCTGCGGGTGCCCTACCTCACGGCGGTGCAGCTGCGCCTGGAGCGCCACCACCCCCGTGAGCCCCACTACTACCTCTACGTGCTCGGGGTCGCCCCGGAAGCGCAGGGGCAGGGGCTGGGCAGCGCGATGCTCGAGCACATGCACGCCCGGATCGACGCCGAGGGGATGCCCGCCTACCTCGAGACCTCGACACCCAGGAACCTGCCGCTCTACGAGCGGCACGGCTACCGGGTGCGAGAGGAGGTCGTGCTGGGCCGGGGGGCTCCCCCCACCTGGCTGATGTGGCGGGAGCCGCGGCCCTCTGCGGGCGCCTAG
- a CDS encoding cyclic nucleotide-binding domain-containing protein, whose translation MDNALGEVEGVELLQKLRIFSQLNFDETTRLGEIAAHRDVPAGEVVIERGALGDALYVIIEGEVLVTRGEDTDGDGDDEELGRLGPGQIFGEMALVDDMLTSARVRVTRDARLLVMERDAFEKVLAADDTLARKIYRGFCQTLAERLRKTNDELTAAKAFELGMR comes from the coding sequence GTGGACAATGCACTCGGTGAGGTGGAGGGGGTGGAGCTGCTCCAGAAGCTCCGCATCTTCTCGCAGCTGAACTTCGACGAGACCACCCGCCTGGGGGAGATCGCCGCGCACCGCGACGTGCCCGCCGGGGAGGTCGTGATCGAGCGGGGCGCCCTGGGGGATGCCCTCTACGTGATCATCGAGGGCGAGGTCCTGGTCACCCGCGGCGAGGACACCGACGGGGACGGCGACGACGAGGAGCTCGGCCGCCTCGGCCCCGGGCAGATCTTCGGCGAGATGGCCCTGGTCGACGACATGCTCACCAGCGCCCGGGTGCGGGTGACGAGGGACGCCCGCCTGCTGGTGATGGAGCGGGACGCCTTCGAGAAGGTGCTGGCCGCGGACGACACCCTGGCCCGGAAGATCTACCGGGGCTTCTGCCAGACGCTCGCCGAGCGGCTGCGGAAGACCAACGACGAGCTCACGGCCGCGAAGGCCTTCGAGCTCGGGATGCGCTAG
- a CDS encoding alpha/beta fold hydrolase, whose translation MRPVSLLLRPLLLALLVSSGCANLGRNMVEGHFARQMKKAELAAKRLEIDGQPIAYVEGGDAEGPVVVMVHGFSGDKSNWYAFARYLAEDHHLYALDLPPFGESPELPGRPYDIRTHAAALASFLAAVGVERAHLVGNSMGGHTIGLFALEHPEQVMSLALFDAAGVRSPVKSEAMRLGEEGKNPFEMQELEDVDRLMALTFVDPPMMPGPAKRYFFEQRRARDALNARLLEDYLASYVDLQPDLPKISAPTLVLWGDGDRITDPSAVQVFADGLPNETVVIMEKCGHSPMMERPEETARHYRAFLASLAAGD comes from the coding sequence ATGCGCCCGGTCTCCCTGCTCCTTCGCCCCCTCCTCCTCGCTCTCCTCGTCAGCTCGGGCTGCGCCAACCTCGGCCGCAACATGGTCGAGGGGCACTTCGCCCGGCAGATGAAGAAGGCCGAGCTCGCGGCGAAGCGCCTCGAGATCGACGGACAGCCGATCGCCTACGTCGAGGGCGGCGACGCCGAGGGACCGGTGGTGGTGATGGTCCACGGCTTCTCGGGCGACAAGAGCAACTGGTACGCCTTCGCCCGCTACCTCGCCGAGGATCACCACCTCTACGCCCTGGACCTGCCGCCCTTCGGCGAGAGCCCCGAGCTCCCGGGCCGCCCCTACGACATCCGCACCCACGCCGCCGCCCTGGCGAGCTTCCTCGCGGCCGTGGGCGTGGAGCGCGCCCACCTGGTGGGCAACTCGATGGGCGGCCACACCATCGGCCTCTTCGCCCTCGAGCACCCCGAGCAGGTGATGAGCCTGGCCCTCTTCGACGCCGCCGGCGTCCGCTCGCCGGTGAAGAGCGAGGCCATGCGCCTGGGCGAGGAGGGGAAGAACCCCTTCGAGATGCAGGAGCTCGAGGACGTCGACCGCCTGATGGCCCTGACCTTCGTCGACCCCCCGATGATGCCCGGCCCGGCGAAGCGCTACTTCTTCGAGCAGCGGCGAGCCCGGGATGCGCTGAACGCGCGCCTGCTGGAGGACTACCTGGCGAGCTACGTGGACCTCCAGCCCGACCTCCCGAAGATCAGCGCCCCCACCCTCGTCCTCTGGGGCGACGGCGACCGCATCACCGACCCCTCGGCGGTGCAGGTCTTCGCCGACGGCCTGCCGAACGAGACCGTGGTGATCATGGAGAAGTGCGGCCACTCCCCGATGATGGAGCGGCCCGAGGAGACGGCCCGGCACTACCGGGCCTTCCTCGCCTCGCTCGCGGCGGGCGACTAG
- a CDS encoding alcohol dehydrogenase catalytic domain-containing protein: MKAMVLEGVVDLRQDREPLRLVELPEPEPGPGEVRLRVRVCGVCHTELDEIEGRLKLPRFPATLGHQVVGTVDALGAGVRGVAEGERLGVAWIHSACGACEHCRRGEENLCATFQATGRDAPGGYAEKLVVPADFTHALPSQLSDEAAAPLLCAGAIGHRSLALCDLADGDRLGLTGFGASGHLVLKLARYLYPSTEIYVFARDPVVRDFARSLGATWSGDTQEAPPVKLRAIIDTTPAWTPVVAALAHLQPGGRLVVNAIRKEAADKAALLELDYPRHLWLEKELKTVANVTRADVRDFLSVAAAAGIQPKTEVYALEDANAALLALKEKPTRGALVLRVSG; this comes from the coding sequence ATGAAGGCGATGGTGCTCGAGGGCGTGGTCGATCTGCGCCAGGACCGCGAGCCCCTGAGGCTCGTGGAGCTGCCCGAGCCCGAGCCGGGCCCCGGTGAGGTCCGGCTCCGGGTCCGGGTCTGCGGGGTCTGCCACACCGAGCTCGACGAGATCGAGGGGCGCCTGAAGCTCCCCCGCTTCCCGGCGACCCTCGGCCACCAGGTGGTCGGCACCGTCGATGCCCTCGGAGCGGGGGTGCGGGGCGTCGCCGAGGGGGAGCGCCTCGGGGTCGCCTGGATCCACTCGGCCTGCGGCGCCTGCGAGCACTGCCGGCGCGGCGAGGAGAACCTCTGCGCCACCTTCCAGGCCACCGGGCGCGACGCCCCCGGCGGCTACGCCGAGAAGCTGGTCGTCCCCGCCGACTTCACCCACGCCCTGCCCTCCCAGCTCTCCGACGAGGCCGCCGCGCCCCTCCTCTGCGCCGGCGCGATCGGCCACCGCTCGCTGGCCCTCTGCGATCTCGCCGACGGAGACCGGCTGGGGCTGACGGGCTTCGGCGCCTCCGGTCACCTCGTCCTCAAGCTCGCCCGCTACCTCTACCCCTCCACCGAGATCTACGTCTTCGCCCGGGATCCGGTGGTGCGCGACTTCGCCCGCTCCCTGGGCGCGACCTGGTCGGGCGACACCCAGGAGGCCCCGCCGGTGAAGCTGCGGGCCATCATCGACACCACCCCCGCCTGGACGCCGGTGGTGGCGGCCCTCGCCCACCTGCAGCCCGGCGGCCGGCTGGTGGTGAACGCCATCCGCAAGGAGGCCGCGGACAAGGCGGCCCTCCTCGAGCTCGACTACCCCCGCCACCTCTGGCTGGAGAAGGAGCTCAAGACCGTGGCCAACGTCACCCGCGCCGACGTGCGGGACTTCCTCTCGGTGGCCGCCGCCGCGGGCATCCAGCCCAAGACCGAGGTCTACGCCCTCGAAGACGCGAACGCCGCGCTGCTGGCCCTCAAGGAGAAGCCAACGCGCGGCGCGCTCGTGCTGAGGGTCTCCGGCTAG
- the hemA gene encoding 5-aminolevulinate synthase: protein MDYEKFFGEQIEQLQDEGNYRIFADLERMAGEFPRAKAHHGDSVDEIVVWCSNDYLGMAQHPEVLAAMVDATERYGAGAGGTRNIGGTHHEIVLLEQELADLHQKEAALVLTSGWVANLTALCTLGAKLPGAVIVSDAWNHNSMIEGIRAGRCDKVVFRHNDVDHLELILKALPEGTPKIVAFESVYSMDGDIAPIADILEVCERHGALSYIDEVHAVGLYGERGGGVCEREGLMDRVDVIQGTMAKGFGVIGGYVAGSRKMVDFVRSFGPGFIFSTALPPPVAAACRASVAWVKAHPEIREKHQERARALSDRLLSAGLPVMVNQSHIVPVKVGDPVLCRRASDLLEERGHYVQPINYPTVPKGTERLRFTPSPNHDEQMMGSLERAMVAVWKELGLPLSGAESSAA from the coding sequence GTGGACTACGAGAAGTTCTTCGGCGAGCAGATCGAGCAGCTCCAGGACGAGGGCAACTACCGGATCTTCGCGGATCTGGAGCGGATGGCCGGGGAGTTCCCCCGGGCGAAGGCCCACCACGGCGACTCGGTGGACGAGATCGTCGTCTGGTGCAGCAACGACTACCTGGGCATGGCCCAACACCCGGAGGTCCTCGCGGCGATGGTGGACGCGACCGAGCGCTACGGCGCCGGCGCCGGTGGCACCCGCAACATCGGGGGCACCCACCACGAGATCGTGCTGCTCGAGCAGGAGCTCGCCGACCTCCATCAGAAGGAGGCCGCCCTGGTCCTGACCTCGGGCTGGGTGGCGAACCTCACCGCCCTGTGCACCCTCGGCGCCAAGCTCCCCGGAGCGGTGATCGTCTCGGACGCCTGGAACCACAACTCGATGATCGAGGGCATCCGGGCGGGCCGCTGCGACAAGGTCGTCTTCCGCCACAACGACGTCGACCACCTGGAGCTGATCTTGAAGGCCCTGCCCGAGGGCACGCCGAAGATCGTCGCCTTCGAGTCGGTCTACTCGATGGACGGCGACATCGCCCCCATCGCCGACATCCTCGAGGTCTGCGAGCGGCACGGCGCCCTCTCCTACATCGACGAGGTCCACGCGGTGGGCCTCTACGGTGAGCGGGGCGGCGGCGTCTGCGAGCGCGAGGGCCTGATGGACCGGGTGGACGTCATCCAGGGCACCATGGCCAAGGGCTTCGGCGTCATCGGCGGCTACGTCGCGGGCAGCCGCAAGATGGTCGACTTCGTCCGCTCCTTCGGGCCGGGCTTCATCTTCTCCACCGCCCTGCCCCCGCCGGTGGCCGCGGCCTGCCGGGCCAGCGTGGCCTGGGTGAAGGCGCACCCGGAGATCCGGGAGAAGCACCAGGAGCGGGCCCGGGCCCTCTCCGACCGCCTCCTCTCCGCCGGCCTGCCGGTGATGGTGAACCAGAGCCACATCGTCCCGGTGAAGGTGGGCGATCCGGTGCTCTGCCGCCGGGCCAGCGACCTCCTCGAGGAGCGCGGCCACTACGTCCAGCCGATCAACTACCCGACGGTGCCCAAGGGCACCGAGCGCCTTCGCTTCACCCCCTCGCCGAACCACGACGAGCAGATGATGGGCAGCCTCGAGCGCGCCATGGTGGCGGTCTGGAAGGAGCTGGGCCTGCCCCTCTCCGGTGCGGAGAGCTCCGCCGCCTGA
- a CDS encoding putative molybdenum carrier protein — MSVEKIISGGQTGADRGGLDAALFLGLSHGGACPAGRRAEDGRIPERYHLEETPERDYAVRTERNVLAADATVLFTYGEPTGGSALTASLTRRHGRPLLHVDLSRNDERWAGRFIDFCAEHGVRVLNVAGSRESGAPGLQRRVQFFLVAALGGRLGASG; from the coding sequence GTGAGCGTCGAGAAGATCATCTCCGGCGGGCAGACGGGCGCCGACCGGGGTGGCCTGGACGCCGCCCTCTTCCTCGGTCTCTCCCACGGCGGCGCCTGCCCCGCCGGCCGCCGCGCCGAGGACGGGCGGATCCCCGAGCGGTACCACCTCGAGGAGACCCCGGAGCGCGACTACGCGGTCCGCACCGAGAGGAACGTGCTGGCCGCCGACGCCACCGTGCTCTTCACCTACGGGGAGCCCACCGGCGGCTCGGCCCTGACCGCCTCGCTGACCCGCCGTCACGGCCGGCCGCTCCTCCACGTCGACCTCTCCCGGAACGACGAGCGCTGGGCCGGGCGCTTCATCGACTTCTGCGCCGAGCACGGGGTGCGGGTGCTGAACGTCGCCGGCAGCCGGGAGAGCGGCGCTCCCGGGCTGCAGCGGCGGGTGCAGTTCTTCCTGGTGGCCGCCCTCGGCGGACGCCTGGGCGCATCGGGCTAG